The sequence CGAGTCCCACGAGCCCGGCGAGCGCGACCCCCAGGACGGACAAAGTTCTTCGCACTGGCACCTCCGTGTGGTGGTTGATCACCACTACCGACGAGCCAGTGGTCCGGGTCGTTGAGACCGGTTCTCGATCTTGGCGTGAATTACCTCGATCGGCTCAACGACGCACAGTCAGGACCGGACCGCCGGCACCGGCCGTGCGACGCCGAAACCGCCGTACGGGCCCGCTTTCGCGCGCTTGCGGACCTCGTCGAAGTGCCGGTGCACCGCTTCGGCGGCGGCGTCGGCGTCGCGCAGCACGAGCGCGTCGACGATCGCCTGGTGCCGTTTCGCGGTGGCGGTCGGGGACGCGGCCGGTCCGCCGAGCTCGCTTTCGGCGATCCGGTAGACGTCCCAGAACAACCCGGTGAGCTCGCGGGCGAGGTCGAACCCGGCCTCGGCGCAGATCAGGTCGTGGAACTCGCGGTCGGCCTCGGCGGCGTCCGGGCCCTTGCGCTTCATCCGCGTGACGCACGCCTGCAGTTCGTCGACCAGCTCGGGCCGGTGGTCGGTGGCGACGCGGCGGGTCAGCTCGGTCTCGAGCATCTCCCGCACCTCCAGGAGGTCGCGCAGCCGCCCGACGTCGGTGGCGCCGCGCGCGCGGGTGCGGAACAGCAGCCACGTCTGCAGTGACTCCGATCCGGCCGATCCGACGAACGTGCCGTAGCCGTGGCGGATCTCGACGATGCCGAGCGCCTGCAGGGCCTTGATCGCCTCGCGGATCGAGTTGCGGCTGACGCCGATGTCCTCCATCAGGCTCAGCTCGGTGGGCATGGGCGCCCCCGGCGGGAGCTCCCGCTCGACGATCAGGTCGATGATGCGCTTGGTGATCTCTTCGCTGCGCTGCGGACGGGCCACTGCTGTCCTCCCCGGATGCGTCGTGAGAGGACATCCTACGTCATACGTCCAGGCCTCTTGACCGGCACGCGAACCCATCCTAGGCTCACGCCGGTCATAGGACGTCCCACGTCCTACCGTTCGAGGCCCGCAGGAGACAGCGATGTCCCAGAGCCCGTCGCTCAGCCGCCGCCAGTTGCTGCGCTACAGCACCTTCGCCGGGGCGGCCTTGGCGTTCCCCACCGTGCTCGCCGCGTGCGGCGGCCCGGCGTCCACCAACAAGACCGGTGCTTCGGCGGGCTCGCTGACCGCCGTCATCGGCTACGGCAACAACCAGACGTGGGACCCGCTGCAGACCGCGTCCGCGTTCTCGATGGCCGCGATCCTGCACTGCTACGAGTCGCTTGTGGAGGGTGACCCGGTCACCCGCGCGC is a genomic window of Amycolatopsis lexingtonensis containing:
- a CDS encoding FadR/GntR family transcriptional regulator, which translates into the protein MARPQRSEEITKRIIDLIVERELPPGAPMPTELSLMEDIGVSRNSIREAIKALQALGIVEIRHGYGTFVGSAGSESLQTWLLFRTRARGATDVGRLRDLLEVREMLETELTRRVATDHRPELVDELQACVTRMKRKGPDAAEADREFHDLICAEAGFDLARELTGLFWDVYRIAESELGGPAASPTATAKRHQAIVDALVLRDADAAAEAVHRHFDEVRKRAKAGPYGGFGVARPVPAVRS